A genome region from Triticum aestivum cultivar Chinese Spring chromosome 2B, IWGSC CS RefSeq v2.1, whole genome shotgun sequence includes the following:
- the LOC123043787 gene encoding probable serine/threonine-protein kinase PBL7 isoform X4, with amino-acid sequence MSCFPCSGSSGKAGEDAAAFSPSPRPSAAKPAPDRSNSRSSSSVRRGGSIPHGPAKIFTFRELAIATKNFRKDCLLGEGGFGRVYKGHMENGQVIAVKQLDRNGFQGNREFLVEVLMLSLLHHPNLVRLIGYCADGDQRLLVYEYMLLGSLENHLHDREPLDWNARMRIAVGAAKGLEYLHDKANPPVIYRDFKPSNILLSEDYYPKLSDFGLAKLGPVGENTHVSTRVMGTYGYCAPEYAMTGQLTVKSDVYSFGVVFLELVTGRRAIDHTKPDGESNLVAWARPMFRDRRKFCQMADPLLQGRYPKRGLYQALAVAAMCLQEKAASRPLIGDIVTALSYLASQHYDPKSCRTCPSTPRAKAHRRTTSCVPDAQRAADTLNWDAVDLRRKEARGGEFEEDLSEGCCSGSSSGRNDGLDVPVLLALHSGKSYGEADRDRKSAVKVDAHEKPRADPGKYNRQV; translated from the exons ATGAGCTGCTTCCCGTGCTCGGGGTCCTCGGGGAAGGCCGGGGAGGACGCGGCGGCGTTCTCGCCGTCGCCCCGGCCGTCGGCGGCGAAGCCGGCGCCAG ATCGATCCAATTCTCGTAGTTCAAGCTCTGTTCGCAGAGGAGGAAGCATTCCACATGGCCCGGCAAAGATTTTCACTTTCCGAGAGCTAGCTATTGCTACCAAGAATTTCAGAAAAGATTGTTTGTTGGGTGAAGGTGGTTTTGGTCGTGTCTATAAAGGGCACATGGAGAATGGACAG GTTATTGCTGTGAAGCAACTCGACAGAAACGGTTTCCAAGGAAATCGTGAATTTCTTGTGGAGGTTCTCATGCTAAGCCTCTTGCACCATCCCAATCTTGTCAGATTAATTGGTTATTGCGCAGATGGTGATCAGCGCCTCCTTGTTTATGAGTATATGTTATTGGGATCGTTAGAAAATCATCTGCATG ACAGGGAACCCCTTGATTGGAATGCAAGGATGAGGATTGCTGTTGGTGCAGCGAAGGGTTTGGAGTACCTGCATGATAAGGCAAATCCACCGGTCATATATAgagatttcaaaccatcaaatATTCTTCTGAGTGAAGATTATTACCCGAAGCTGTCTGACTTTGGGCTTGCTAAACTTGGCCCTGTTGGTGAAAACACTCATGTATCAACAAGAGTTATGGGAACGTATGGCTATTGCGCTCCTGAATATGCGATGACAGGGCAGTTGACAGTAAAGTCTGATGTTTACAGTTTTGGTGTTGTGTTCCTTGAACTTGTTACAGGTCGGAGAGCCATTGATCACACCAAGCCTGATGGGGAGTCAAATCTTGTTGCATGG GCTCGCCCGATGTTCAGGGACCGTCGAAAGTTCTGCCAGATGGCCGACCCATTGCTGCAAGGCCGGTATCCCAAGAGGGGTTTGTACCAGGCTTTAGCCGTTGCAGCAATGTGTTTGCAGGAGAAAGCGGCGTCACGGCCCCTCATAGGGGACATTGTCACTGCACTTTCTTATCTAGCTTCCCAGCATTATGATCCGAAAAGCTGTAGGACCTGCCCGTCTACCCCAAGGGCGAAAGCACACCGACGGACAACCAGTTGTGTTCCTGATGCTCAACGTGCAGCTGACACGCTTAACTGGGACGCCGTGGACTTGAGAAGAAAGGAGGCTAGAGGAGGGGAGTTTGAAGAGGACCTCAGTGAAGGCTGCTGCAGTGGCAGTAGCTCTGGGAGGAATGATGGCTTGGATGTGCCAGTACTGCTTGCCTTGCACAGTGGGAAGTCTTACGGTGAAGCTGATAGAGATCGCAAGTCTGCTGTCAAGGTCGATGCCCATGAGAAACCGAGAGCAGATCCTGGCAAATATAACAGGCAGGTTTGA
- the LOC123043787 gene encoding probable serine/threonine-protein kinase PBL7 isoform X3: MSCFPCSGSSGKAGEDAAAFSPSPRPSAAKPAPDRSNSRSSSSVRRGGSIPHGPAKIFTFRELAIATKNFRKDCLLGEGGFGRVYKGHMENGQQVIAVKQLDRNGFQGNREFLVEVLMLSLLHHPNLVRLIGYCADGDQRLLVYEYMLLGSLENHLHDREPLDWNARMRIAVGAAKGLEYLHDKANPPVIYRDFKPSNILLSEDYYPKLSDFGLAKLGPVGENTHVSTRVMGTYGYCAPEYAMTGQLTVKSDVYSFGVVFLELVTGRRAIDHTKPDGESNLVAWARPMFRDRRKFCQMADPLLQGRYPKRGLYQALAVAAMCLQEKAASRPLIGDIVTALSYLASQHYDPKSCRTCPSTPRAKAHRRTTSCVPDAQRAADTLNWDAVDLRRKEARGGEFEEDLSEGCCSGSSSGRNDGLDVPVLLALHSGKSYGEADRDRKSAVKVDAHEKPRADPGKYNRQV; this comes from the exons ATGAGCTGCTTCCCGTGCTCGGGGTCCTCGGGGAAGGCCGGGGAGGACGCGGCGGCGTTCTCGCCGTCGCCCCGGCCGTCGGCGGCGAAGCCGGCGCCAG ATCGATCCAATTCTCGTAGTTCAAGCTCTGTTCGCAGAGGAGGAAGCATTCCACATGGCCCGGCAAAGATTTTCACTTTCCGAGAGCTAGCTATTGCTACCAAGAATTTCAGAAAAGATTGTTTGTTGGGTGAAGGTGGTTTTGGTCGTGTCTATAAAGGGCACATGGAGAATGGACAG CAGGTTATTGCTGTGAAGCAACTCGACAGAAACGGTTTCCAAGGAAATCGTGAATTTCTTGTGGAGGTTCTCATGCTAAGCCTCTTGCACCATCCCAATCTTGTCAGATTAATTGGTTATTGCGCAGATGGTGATCAGCGCCTCCTTGTTTATGAGTATATGTTATTGGGATCGTTAGAAAATCATCTGCATG ACAGGGAACCCCTTGATTGGAATGCAAGGATGAGGATTGCTGTTGGTGCAGCGAAGGGTTTGGAGTACCTGCATGATAAGGCAAATCCACCGGTCATATATAgagatttcaaaccatcaaatATTCTTCTGAGTGAAGATTATTACCCGAAGCTGTCTGACTTTGGGCTTGCTAAACTTGGCCCTGTTGGTGAAAACACTCATGTATCAACAAGAGTTATGGGAACGTATGGCTATTGCGCTCCTGAATATGCGATGACAGGGCAGTTGACAGTAAAGTCTGATGTTTACAGTTTTGGTGTTGTGTTCCTTGAACTTGTTACAGGTCGGAGAGCCATTGATCACACCAAGCCTGATGGGGAGTCAAATCTTGTTGCATGG GCTCGCCCGATGTTCAGGGACCGTCGAAAGTTCTGCCAGATGGCCGACCCATTGCTGCAAGGCCGGTATCCCAAGAGGGGTTTGTACCAGGCTTTAGCCGTTGCAGCAATGTGTTTGCAGGAGAAAGCGGCGTCACGGCCCCTCATAGGGGACATTGTCACTGCACTTTCTTATCTAGCTTCCCAGCATTATGATCCGAAAAGCTGTAGGACCTGCCCGTCTACCCCAAGGGCGAAAGCACACCGACGGACAACCAGTTGTGTTCCTGATGCTCAACGTGCAGCTGACACGCTTAACTGGGACGCCGTGGACTTGAGAAGAAAGGAGGCTAGAGGAGGGGAGTTTGAAGAGGACCTCAGTGAAGGCTGCTGCAGTGGCAGTAGCTCTGGGAGGAATGATGGCTTGGATGTGCCAGTACTGCTTGCCTTGCACAGTGGGAAGTCTTACGGTGAAGCTGATAGAGATCGCAAGTCTGCTGTCAAGGTCGATGCCCATGAGAAACCGAGAGCAGATCCTGGCAAATATAACAGGCAGGTTTGA
- the LOC123043787 gene encoding probable serine/threonine-protein kinase PBL7 isoform X1: MSCFPCSGSSGKAGEDAAAFSPSPRPSAAKPAPDRSNSRSSSSVRRGGSIPHGPAKIFTFRELAIATKNFRKDCLLGEGGFGRVYKGHMENGQQVIAVKQLDRNGFQGNREFLVEVLMLSLLHHPNLVRLIGYCADGDQRLLVYEYMLLGSLENHLHDRPPDREPLDWNARMRIAVGAAKGLEYLHDKANPPVIYRDFKPSNILLSEDYYPKLSDFGLAKLGPVGENTHVSTRVMGTYGYCAPEYAMTGQLTVKSDVYSFGVVFLELVTGRRAIDHTKPDGESNLVAWARPMFRDRRKFCQMADPLLQGRYPKRGLYQALAVAAMCLQEKAASRPLIGDIVTALSYLASQHYDPKSCRTCPSTPRAKAHRRTTSCVPDAQRAADTLNWDAVDLRRKEARGGEFEEDLSEGCCSGSSSGRNDGLDVPVLLALHSGKSYGEADRDRKSAVKVDAHEKPRADPGKYNRQV; the protein is encoded by the exons ATGAGCTGCTTCCCGTGCTCGGGGTCCTCGGGGAAGGCCGGGGAGGACGCGGCGGCGTTCTCGCCGTCGCCCCGGCCGTCGGCGGCGAAGCCGGCGCCAG ATCGATCCAATTCTCGTAGTTCAAGCTCTGTTCGCAGAGGAGGAAGCATTCCACATGGCCCGGCAAAGATTTTCACTTTCCGAGAGCTAGCTATTGCTACCAAGAATTTCAGAAAAGATTGTTTGTTGGGTGAAGGTGGTTTTGGTCGTGTCTATAAAGGGCACATGGAGAATGGACAG CAGGTTATTGCTGTGAAGCAACTCGACAGAAACGGTTTCCAAGGAAATCGTGAATTTCTTGTGGAGGTTCTCATGCTAAGCCTCTTGCACCATCCCAATCTTGTCAGATTAATTGGTTATTGCGCAGATGGTGATCAGCGCCTCCTTGTTTATGAGTATATGTTATTGGGATCGTTAGAAAATCATCTGCATG ACCGCCCACCAGACAGGGAACCCCTTGATTGGAATGCAAGGATGAGGATTGCTGTTGGTGCAGCGAAGGGTTTGGAGTACCTGCATGATAAGGCAAATCCACCGGTCATATATAgagatttcaaaccatcaaatATTCTTCTGAGTGAAGATTATTACCCGAAGCTGTCTGACTTTGGGCTTGCTAAACTTGGCCCTGTTGGTGAAAACACTCATGTATCAACAAGAGTTATGGGAACGTATGGCTATTGCGCTCCTGAATATGCGATGACAGGGCAGTTGACAGTAAAGTCTGATGTTTACAGTTTTGGTGTTGTGTTCCTTGAACTTGTTACAGGTCGGAGAGCCATTGATCACACCAAGCCTGATGGGGAGTCAAATCTTGTTGCATGG GCTCGCCCGATGTTCAGGGACCGTCGAAAGTTCTGCCAGATGGCCGACCCATTGCTGCAAGGCCGGTATCCCAAGAGGGGTTTGTACCAGGCTTTAGCCGTTGCAGCAATGTGTTTGCAGGAGAAAGCGGCGTCACGGCCCCTCATAGGGGACATTGTCACTGCACTTTCTTATCTAGCTTCCCAGCATTATGATCCGAAAAGCTGTAGGACCTGCCCGTCTACCCCAAGGGCGAAAGCACACCGACGGACAACCAGTTGTGTTCCTGATGCTCAACGTGCAGCTGACACGCTTAACTGGGACGCCGTGGACTTGAGAAGAAAGGAGGCTAGAGGAGGGGAGTTTGAAGAGGACCTCAGTGAAGGCTGCTGCAGTGGCAGTAGCTCTGGGAGGAATGATGGCTTGGATGTGCCAGTACTGCTTGCCTTGCACAGTGGGAAGTCTTACGGTGAAGCTGATAGAGATCGCAAGTCTGCTGTCAAGGTCGATGCCCATGAGAAACCGAGAGCAGATCCTGGCAAATATAACAGGCAGGTTTGA
- the LOC123043787 gene encoding probable serine/threonine-protein kinase PBL7 isoform X2 produces MSCFPCSGSSGKAGEDAAAFSPSPRPSAAKPAPDRSNSRSSSSVRRGGSIPHGPAKIFTFRELAIATKNFRKDCLLGEGGFGRVYKGHMENGQVIAVKQLDRNGFQGNREFLVEVLMLSLLHHPNLVRLIGYCADGDQRLLVYEYMLLGSLENHLHDRPPDREPLDWNARMRIAVGAAKGLEYLHDKANPPVIYRDFKPSNILLSEDYYPKLSDFGLAKLGPVGENTHVSTRVMGTYGYCAPEYAMTGQLTVKSDVYSFGVVFLELVTGRRAIDHTKPDGESNLVAWARPMFRDRRKFCQMADPLLQGRYPKRGLYQALAVAAMCLQEKAASRPLIGDIVTALSYLASQHYDPKSCRTCPSTPRAKAHRRTTSCVPDAQRAADTLNWDAVDLRRKEARGGEFEEDLSEGCCSGSSSGRNDGLDVPVLLALHSGKSYGEADRDRKSAVKVDAHEKPRADPGKYNRQV; encoded by the exons ATGAGCTGCTTCCCGTGCTCGGGGTCCTCGGGGAAGGCCGGGGAGGACGCGGCGGCGTTCTCGCCGTCGCCCCGGCCGTCGGCGGCGAAGCCGGCGCCAG ATCGATCCAATTCTCGTAGTTCAAGCTCTGTTCGCAGAGGAGGAAGCATTCCACATGGCCCGGCAAAGATTTTCACTTTCCGAGAGCTAGCTATTGCTACCAAGAATTTCAGAAAAGATTGTTTGTTGGGTGAAGGTGGTTTTGGTCGTGTCTATAAAGGGCACATGGAGAATGGACAG GTTATTGCTGTGAAGCAACTCGACAGAAACGGTTTCCAAGGAAATCGTGAATTTCTTGTGGAGGTTCTCATGCTAAGCCTCTTGCACCATCCCAATCTTGTCAGATTAATTGGTTATTGCGCAGATGGTGATCAGCGCCTCCTTGTTTATGAGTATATGTTATTGGGATCGTTAGAAAATCATCTGCATG ACCGCCCACCAGACAGGGAACCCCTTGATTGGAATGCAAGGATGAGGATTGCTGTTGGTGCAGCGAAGGGTTTGGAGTACCTGCATGATAAGGCAAATCCACCGGTCATATATAgagatttcaaaccatcaaatATTCTTCTGAGTGAAGATTATTACCCGAAGCTGTCTGACTTTGGGCTTGCTAAACTTGGCCCTGTTGGTGAAAACACTCATGTATCAACAAGAGTTATGGGAACGTATGGCTATTGCGCTCCTGAATATGCGATGACAGGGCAGTTGACAGTAAAGTCTGATGTTTACAGTTTTGGTGTTGTGTTCCTTGAACTTGTTACAGGTCGGAGAGCCATTGATCACACCAAGCCTGATGGGGAGTCAAATCTTGTTGCATGG GCTCGCCCGATGTTCAGGGACCGTCGAAAGTTCTGCCAGATGGCCGACCCATTGCTGCAAGGCCGGTATCCCAAGAGGGGTTTGTACCAGGCTTTAGCCGTTGCAGCAATGTGTTTGCAGGAGAAAGCGGCGTCACGGCCCCTCATAGGGGACATTGTCACTGCACTTTCTTATCTAGCTTCCCAGCATTATGATCCGAAAAGCTGTAGGACCTGCCCGTCTACCCCAAGGGCGAAAGCACACCGACGGACAACCAGTTGTGTTCCTGATGCTCAACGTGCAGCTGACACGCTTAACTGGGACGCCGTGGACTTGAGAAGAAAGGAGGCTAGAGGAGGGGAGTTTGAAGAGGACCTCAGTGAAGGCTGCTGCAGTGGCAGTAGCTCTGGGAGGAATGATGGCTTGGATGTGCCAGTACTGCTTGCCTTGCACAGTGGGAAGTCTTACGGTGAAGCTGATAGAGATCGCAAGTCTGCTGTCAAGGTCGATGCCCATGAGAAACCGAGAGCAGATCCTGGCAAATATAACAGGCAGGTTTGA